The following proteins are co-located in the Calliphora vicina chromosome 2, idCalVici1.1, whole genome shotgun sequence genome:
- the LOC135950482 gene encoding thioester-containing protein 1 allele S1-like — MYKMKPLADTDDNRVKQFRNLYLTNGVYTGQFKLSKYPALGVWTIKAVLGGKYSYSNYKTIKILNYVLPKFSVYLKTPSDIVLEDGYIKVVIFGKYTFDRHVEGNATVELWDNCEDTLFQTKYIDIENLGFVEFNIKDEKYVNDANSLTIKAKLTDKHTGTTETEKKNIDLHRQRYNLEIPYEAIEFENNKPYSLNVYVKHWTGAAVLDHKTPVTMEHGDVVYEAFLDENGVATFEFEHVKNANHKFQFKDSKEMLPNIYVSENLMLNNREFYCRLKLLGEKLKLGKPVLIEVSSIVNIPYLMYTVMGHASLIQSGHIKVPTNQKSHIISITPSIEMIPQSFIYVYYVHKGNLRYEEMRLSFPCEFENQISLSAPKQVKPGEEVTITVNAQPRSYVSILAVDLGVYLLDNSYDLKKHTILRELNNEISYSPIAASVYPGLLSGLLTLTNAHYPFENVLSPKPRGPPFPHLHRFRQKFPETWIFDNFVINETVTKLTLPIPDVITTWRITAFSNHDVTGFGIVNGPTDITTVQSFFISLNLPYSVKRGEIVSVPVTIFNFLNQTVDAEVILYNNEQEFYFMESTIQGVEKSNEDQKQTKFITVPEDKAKTVKFLIYPILAGEISLKVIASSSLYSDAVLQKLKVEPEGVPKQQIQALYLSIPQGEKISSTFSIKEPVDSVPDSEYITFSVGGHYLVPTVENFHDLIQMPTGCGEQNMVNFAPSILILQYLKANGKLSKEKGLVESLRSSMEVAYQQQLSFRHENGGYSVFGMGTDEEPSTWLTAYVVRYFIKASQFLEIEEKIIESALEYLAGKQKSNGEFIFTGYLLNPNHKNEYGLTAFILLAFLENEKYATKYQTTLQNGVEFLNSNLDKIKDIYTLSLTATIIKRAKHPNASTLINQIKSQCKEENGLKWWSGNDHNLANDIEITAYAAMSLLDTPGDHTSILKWLIEQRNANGGFTSSYDTVVGMEALVKFSEIYKNLKNVDLTISYSAKDQEGTEVAKDELYVNTNNILDLQNHELPKTTRHITFEMQGNGASLVQLNQQYNIMNEQDFQYFNIKPKTIFKNDEEMNLEVCFAYKTDSDTLNEATNMVIMEANLPSGFTSEAENSMSLKANKLVQRIESKNSESTIVLYLDKLVANINHCIEIPAAKNNEILMPKPAAIIMYDYYNLSRSNTEFYSL, encoded by the exons atgtataaaatgaaACCATTAGCA gATACAGATGATAATCGTGTTAAGCAATTTAGGAACCTTTACCTCACAAATGGTGTTTATACCGGACAATTCAAATTGTCCAAATATCCGGCCTTAGGAGTGTGGACTATTAAAGCTGTTCTCGGTGGAAAATATTCTTACTCCAACtataaaaccattaaaatacTCAACTATGTTTTGCCAAAATTCAGTGTGTACTTAAAAACTCCATCGGATATTGTTTTGGAAGATGGTTACATTAAGgttgtaatttttggaaaatatacatTTGACAGACACGTCGAAGGTAATGCCACAGTTGAATTGTGGGACAATTGTGaagatactctgtttcaaaccAAATATATTGACATAGAAAATTTGGGTTTTGTCGAGTTCAATATTAAAGATGAAAAGTATGTTAATGATGCCAACAGTCTAACCATCAAGGCTAAACTCACTGACAAGCACACGGGGACAACTGAAAccgaaaagaaaaatatagacTTACATAGGCAACGTTATAATTTGGAGATTCCATACGAAGCGATAgaatttgaaaataacaaacCCTATAGCCTGAATGTTTATGTGAAACATTGGACTGGAGCTGCTGTTTTGGATCACAAGACGCCAGTTACCATGGAACATGGCGATGTTGTGTATGAAGCATTTTTGGATGAGAATGGTGTAGCAACATTTGAGTTTGAACACGTTAAAAATGCAAATCATAAATTCCAATTTAAAGATTCCAAGGAAATGTTGCCTAATATCTACGTAAGCGAGAATTTAATGTTGAACAATAGGGAATTCTATTGTCGCCTAAAGTTGTTGGGTGAAAA GCTAAAACTCGGAAAACCCGTACTCATTGAGGTCAGTTCTATTGTAAACATTCCTTACCTGATGTACACGGTAATGGGGCATGCCAGTCTCATACAGTCCGGACATATAAAAGTACCTACCAATCAAAAGTCCCACATCATAAGCATAACACCCTCAATTGAGATGATACCCCAGTCCTTCATCTATGTATATTACGTACACAAAGGCAATTTACGTTATGAAGAAATGCGTTTAAGTTTTCCATGTGAATTCGAAAATCAG ATTTCACTGTCAGCTCCCAAACAAGTGAAACCGGGCGAAGAAGTCACAATTACTGTCAATGCACAACCCAGATCGTATGTCAGTATCTTGGCGGTAGATTTAGGTGTATATTTATTAGATAATTCATACGATTTGAAGAAGCATACCATATTGAGAGAATTGAATAATGAAATATCGTATAGTCCCATTGCGGCTTCGGTATATCCTGGGTTACTATCAGGTCTGTTGACCTTAACCAATGCTCATTATCCATTTGAGAATGTTCTTA GTCCTAAACCCCGCGGTCCACCTTTTCCGCATTTACATCGTTTTCGTCAAAAATTTCCGGAAACCTggatatttgataattttgtaaT CAATGAAACTGTCACCAAATTAACTCTTCCAATTCCCGACGTTATAACCACTTGGCGCATAACTGCATTTTCAAATCACGATGTCACCGGATTTGGTATAGTAAATGGACCCACAGATATCACCACCGTACAATCGTTCTTCATATCACTAAATTTACCATATTCAGTGAAACGTGGTGAAATTGTCTCAGTACCCGTCACAATATTCAATTTTCTCAATCAGACTGTAGATGCAGAAgtgattttatataataatgagCAGGAGTTCTATTTCATGGAATCAACAATACAGGGTGTGGAAAAATCAAATGAAGACCAAAAACAAACGAAATTCATTACTGTACCGGAAGATAAGGCCAAAACTGTTAAGTTCCTTATATATCCTATACTAGCGGGTGAAATAAGTCTGAAAGTTATAGCCTCAAGTTCTTTGTATTCTGATGCTGTTTTACAGAAACTTAAAGTTGAACCAGAAGGTGTACCGAAACAACAAATTCAGGCTTTATATCTAAGTATTCCCCAAGGAGAGAAAATATCCTCAACATTTAGCATCAAAGAGCCAGTAGATAGTGTACCCGATTCTGAGTATATTACCTTTTCTGTGGGTGGTCATTATTTAGTGCCCACAGTGGAGAACTTCCATGATCTAATACAAATGCCCACTGGTTGTGGTGAGCAAAATATGGTGAATTTTGCTCCCAGTATCTTAATTTTACAATATCTTAAAGCAAATGGCAAGCTGTCCAAAGAGAAGGGTTTGGTGGAAAGTTTACGCTCCTCGATGGAAGTTGCCTACCAGCAACAGCTGTCATTTCGTCATGAGAATGGTGGTTATAGCGTCTTTGGCATGGGAACCGATGAGGAGCCCAGTACTTGGCTGACCGCCTATGTGGTGCGTTACTTTATTAAAGCTTCTCAATTCTTGGAGATCGAGGAGAAAATAATTGAATCTGCCTTGGAGTATTTGGCCGGCAAGCAAAAATCAAATGGGGAGTTTATTTTCACGGGTTATTTATTAAATCCAAATCATAAAAACGAATATGGACTAACAGCCTTTATACTGCTGGCATTTTTGGAGAATGAA AAATACGCCACCAAATATCAAACCACCCTGCAAAATGgagtagaatttttaaattccaatttagATAAAATCAAAGATATTTACACATTATCATTGACAGCAACTATTATAAAACGTGCTAAGCATCCAAATGCCTCCACTcttataaatcaaataaaatcgcAGTGCAAAGAAGAGAATGGCCTCAAGTGGTGGTCAGGAAATGATCATAACTTGGCCAACGATATAGAAATTACTGCATACGCTGCAATGTCACTGCTGGACACCCCAGGAGATCATACTTCAATCTTAAAATGGCTGATAGAACAGCGTAATGCTAATGGTGGCTTTACATCATCTTACGATACGGTAGTGGGCATGGAGGCTTTAGTGAAATTTtcggaaatttataaaaatcttaaaaatgtaGATTTAACAATTTCCTATAGTGCCAAAGATCAGGAGGGCACTGAAGTGGCAAAAGATGAATTATATGTGAACACGAATAATATTTTAGATTTGCAAAACCATGAG ttaccTAAAACCACTCGCCATATAACTTTCGAAATGCAGGGCAATGGCGCCTCTTTGGTACAACTCAATCAACAATATAACATTATGAATGAGcaagattttcaatatttcaacataaaacccaaaacaatttttaaaaatgacgaAGAAATGAATTTGGAAGTTTGTTTCGCTtacaaaaccgattccgacactCTCAATGAAGCCACCAACATGGTCATTATGGAAGCAAATTTACCCTCTGGTTTCACATCGGAAGCAGAAAATAGTATGTCTTTAAAAGCAAACAAACTTGTGCAGAGAATCGagtcaaaaaattctgaatcaacgatagttttatatttggataaaTTGGTAGCAAATATTAACCATTGTATAGAAATTCCAGCAGCtaaaaacaatgaaatattaatGCCGAAACCAGCAGCCATTATAATGTACGATTATTACAATCTAAGTCGTTCAAATACGGAATTTTACagtttataa